The genomic region TCCAATTGACCTAAAAATCATTGGTTTAGTCATATCTTCAACAGGCCAAAAAGCAAAAGAACACCTGACTCCATTTACGAGAGCAGAAGTACCTCGAATAGCATCTCGTGCTTGCTCTACTGTTGATATAGGCTTTTCTCCCTTCAGCTTTCTCATATGATGTGCAGTAATTATTGAAGCTCCAGTGCTACATGCTAAATCAGATAATAAACACATGAGATAATCCCCTACTGCTGGGTCAGCATTTAAATCTGCATGAATGAAAGAAGCAAGGGGATCAAATATAATGAGCTTTAAATCCTTTATTCTGCTCAGCTGCTTCATTACCAACTCAAATTCTGGAGATATTTCTACAACTTTACCGCGAACATTCTTAAGTATGGTAAATGATCCTCCTATATTTGGCAATGGTACAATAAATAGCCTATCTTTATATTTTAATCTCTCACATTTTGGATCAAGTCGTTCTAAGCGACGATGTATTTCATTTGTATCATCCTCTGCGGAAAATACCACCACAGACCCATGTTCAGTAACAGGTGGGCCAAATCCACACACCTGGTCTATGCTACTTGCAACCTTGAGGGCTAGGTCAAGAAGAAGCATACCTTTGCCTGTATCTCCCATTGCAGCCAAAATGGAGGTTACACCCAAAGGAAATAATCCTTCAACCAAGAATCTTTGCTTTGGTACTGGGCCTACAAAACGCTCTACGCTCCAGCTAAAAATATCAAGTGGTGGTTTAATAATTATTTTTCTTGAGTTTTTTTCGATAAATTCTTCAATATTTATTCCCTCTAACAGACAATCAGCAGCATCCCAACTCTTTGGTTTATTCGGTGGAATCTTAAGCGTAGCAAGTGATGCAACACCAAGTTCTAAAAGTCTCTTTTCAGCGTTTTTGGTATATTTATTACCTGCTTCATCGTTGTCTGGCCAAATAATAATATGCTTGCCCTTAAGCGGAGTCCAATCTGTTTTATCAATAGGCGCATTTGCTCCAAACATTGCTGTTGTTGCAGTTATTCCTTTCTCTATAAGTGCTTCTGCGCATTTTTCTCCTTCAACCAGAACAACCTTATCAGATTTTAAAATACCTGGAATGTTGTAGAGTGGCCTTATTTCTGGCTCTTTGAATCTTTGTTTTTTAACATCAAATGGTTTAAACTGTTTTTTCTCTAAAGGAGGATCATAACGGTAGACTATTACAATCAATTGGTTATTTTCATCGTAGTAGTTCCAACTACAAGTTAAGTATTGTTCTAAATTTCTCTGTTCTTTGAAGTTAGTTTTTCCAAGCCATTCACTTATTGAGAGCATTACTTCAGGAAACTCTATTCTCGCATTCTTCCCGTGTACCGTTGCCCAAAGATCAATAATGTCACCACCTTCTCCAGTTGCAAAATCTTTCCATAATCCGGCTCTTTCGCCTGTTAACTCTATTACAGTACTTTTGCCCTTGTTACCCTGTACATCACCTACATAAAACTTATCACCACGAAATGTCCCTCTTGGTAAAAGATGAAAAAGACAAGATCTGATGTTTTGCAAAAGCTGAGTTTTTAGCTCTAGCATAGTGTCGGTTTTTGTGGATAAATTAAGCCGTAGCTATAACTTTAGAGTTCTGCCAACGCCCATTTACTCTGCTAATGAATTTTGCTGGTATTGATTTACCGTTTCTTAGCTCATATACTACTTGCAAGACATTTGCACGTTTATTTGGTTGAAACATTACCATACCAGATGTATAAAAACTTCTTAAAGCATTAGCACCAATTAAAGCTTGAAAAGGACTTTTTGCGAGTGTAGCTGTGGATACTTTTCTGGTATGACGTGTAATAATGATTCCAGCCATAGGATTAATTACAGAACGTAGTTTTTCTACTCTGCTTTGCAGGCCAGAAAACATATTTTCATAGTCAAGAGAATCCAAAACGATAAGATCTATCGTTTTAAATTTTTCTCCTATTATATCTTTTATTCTCTCTATACCTTCATCATTTAAAGTTAATCTCATCTTTGTAGTAACAATCAAGTTTTCCTCTGCTAGATTTGGCAGCCTTTGATTAGTTATGATTTGTT from Wolbachia endosymbiont (group B) of Parapoynx stratiotata harbors:
- a CDS encoding AAA family ATPase; translation: MLELKTQLLQNIRSCLFHLLPRGTFRGDKFYVGDVQGNKGKSTVIELTGERAGLWKDFATGEGGDIIDLWATVHGKNARIEFPEVMLSISEWLGKTNFKEQRNLEQYLTCSWNYYDENNQLIVIVYRYDPPLEKKQFKPFDVKKQRFKEPEIRPLYNIPGILKSDKVVLVEGEKCAEALIEKGITATTAMFGANAPIDKTDWTPLKGKHIIIWPDNDEAGNKYTKNAEKRLLELGVASLATLKIPPNKPKSWDAADCLLEGINIEEFIEKNSRKIIIKPPLDIFSWSVERFVGPVPKQRFLVEGLFPLGVTSILAAMGDTGKGMLLLDLALKVASSIDQVCGFGPPVTEHGSVVVFSAEDDTNEIHRRLERLDPKCERLKYKDRLFIVPLPNIGGSFTILKNVRGKVVEISPEFELVMKQLSRIKDLKLIIFDPLASFIHADLNADPAVGDYLMCLLSDLACSTGASIITAHHMRKLKGEKPISTVEQARDAIRGTSALVNGVRCSFAFWPVEDMTKPMIFRSIGKIPRQNALFYGAVVKANGLADRTIRTYLRNEETGLLEDITEQLKAQNISDKDLKIYLIDSIARAAISGHPFTHTGSAGIHKQRHRLPEVFHSMGRDRLERIVQELLQAKQIVKGMANGSKEDKWLDVKTGPFARGVGKFTHGAENF